In Acidobacteriota bacterium, the sequence AGGTTTTCTGGATATCAAAATGCAGATTTGAAATAGCAAAATCGGCACTTTTCTTGATATTGAATCATTCAGAAAAAACTCAAAGAACTTAGGTTCCAGTGTACTTAATAGCAGCAAGCCCTTGCCCGATGCGGCGCAAGCGGTGACGCGGTTTAGTTATGATGAAAACGGCAATCAGATGAGCGTTGAGGACGCGCTGACGCATCGCTGGATGGCGAGCTATGATACGAAGAATCGCGTGACGGCGACGACCGACCCACTCAATCGTAGCGTCCGTGTGGTCTATGACACGGGACCAAGTGAGCAGCGTGACCTCGCCCTCTGGTCGCAAGGCGCAGTAC encodes:
- a CDS encoding RHS repeat domain-containing protein, with translation MPDAAQAVTRFSYDENGNQMSVEDALTHRWMASYDTKNRVTATTDPLNRSVRVVYDTGPSEQRDLALWSQGAVQL